One window of the Trifolium pratense cultivar HEN17-A07 linkage group LG2, ARS_RC_1.1, whole genome shotgun sequence genome contains the following:
- the LOC123904873 gene encoding uncharacterized protein LOC123904873, which yields MSGVGEDNGFDLNSFVMTVTQQLQALNARMDGFQLPSRTSSRRHPSSEEEEYSDRRSNERRRRVDSRRNSHVGSVKMTIPSFKGKNDPELYLEWERKIEHVFDCHDYSEEKKIKLAVVEFTDYASIWWDQLVTSRRRNGERQINTWNEMKSVMRKRFVPSHYHRDLYRKLQTLTQGSMSVEDYYKEMEIAMIKANIEEDREATMARFIAGLKKEIADVVELQYYVEMEDLLHKAIQVERQLKTKNTSKFSSSSSWKSNSQNNKFVLKPKEDARAKNSSAALKGKLETSSSSRTRDMNCYRCKGIGHYAADCPNKRAMTLLDNGDIKSEGSDDDGMPSLEDCSDVDVAEPVSGEVLVTRRALNIQPKVGGDEEQREHIFHTRCHINDKVCSLIIDSGSCTNVASTLLVEKLSLPTLKHPNPYRLQWLNDCGDIKVTKQVMISFSIGKYKDEVLCDVAPMHAGHLLLGRPWQFDRKVNHDGYKNRYTLVMNNRIIVLTPLQPAEAYADQIRISRECKLREEQLSIQEKEKKSESEKKSESEKKKSESEKKSESEKKKSESEKKKNEGEKKIESGKKEENKKKVSAFAKKRDVQSALISREKRKQERKMGLPVTSNTGSTASFDKASERLAIKTKRKKEKVNDKTGFMVR from the exons ATGAGTGGAGTAGGAGAAGACAATGGATTTGATCTTAATTCATTTGTGATGACTGTCACACAACAACTCCAAGCTTTAAATGCGAGAATGGATGGATTTCAACTCCCGAGTCGAACTAGCAGTCGAAGGCATCCAAGTTCAGAGGAAGAGGAGTATTCTGATAGAAGAAGTAATGAAAGGAGGCGAAGAGTTGATTCAAGAAGAAATAGTCATGTGGGAAGCGTTAAGATGACGATTCCTTCATTCAAAGGTAAAAACGATCCTGAACTATATCTAGAGTGGGAGAGAAAGATTGAACATGTGTTTGATTGTCATGATTATTCTGAGGAGAAAAAAATTAAGCTAGCTGTTGTTGAATTCACCGATTATGCTAGCATTTGGTGGGATCAACTTGTGACTAGTAGGAGGAGAAATGGGGAGAGGCAAATCAATACATGGAATGAGATGAAAAGTGTCATGAGGAAAAGGTTTGTACCAAGTCACTATCATAGAGATTTGTATAGAAAATTACAAACTTTAACACAAGGGTCCATGAGTGTTGAGGATTATTACAAGGAGATGGAAATAGCCATGATAAAAGCCAATATTGAAGAAGATCGTGAGGCAACTATGGCTAGGTTCATTGCGGGGTTAAAGAAAGAAATAGCTGATGTGGTGGAATTACAATACTATGTGGAGATGGAAGATTTGTTGCACAAAGCTATTCAAGTGGAAAGACAATTGAAAACTAAGAATACTTCCAAGTTTTCTTCTAGTTCTTCATGGAAATCAAATTCTCAAAATAACAAATTCGTCTTAAAGCCAAAAGAAGACGCAAGGGCCAAAAACTCATCTGCTGCACTTAAAGGTAAATTGGAAACAAGTTCATCTTCTAGGACTCGAGATATGAATTGTTACAGGTGTAAAGGAATTGGTCACTATGCTGCTGATTGTCCAAACAAAAGAGCCATGACATTGTTGGATAATGGAGATATAAAGAGTGAGGGCTCCGATGATGATGGAATGCCTTCCTTAGAGGATTGTAGTGATGTTGATGTTGCTGAACCTGTGAGTGGAGAAGTGCTTGTCACGAGGCGTGCTCTTAATATACAGCCAAAGGTAGGAGGTGATGAAGAGCAGCGTGAGCATATTTTTCATACGAGATGTCACATAAATGACAAGGTATGTAGTTTAATCATTGACAGTGGAAGTTGTACTAATGTAGCAAGCACTTTGTTGGTTGAGAAATTGAGTTTGCCCACTTTGAAACATCCGAATCCATATAGACTTCAGTGGTTGAATGATTGTGGAGACATAAAGGTGACTAAGCAAGTGATGATTTCTTTTTCCATTGGTAAATACAAGGATGAAGTTCTTTGTGATGTTGCACCTATGCATGCTGGACATTTACTTCTTGGGCGTCCATGGCAATTTGATAGGAAAGTTAACCATGATGGGTACAAGAATAGATACACCCTTGTTATGAATAATCGCATTATTGTTTTAACACCACTTCAACCTGCTGAGGCCTATGCTGATCAAATCAGAATTTCAAGAGAGTGTAAGTTGAGAGAAGAACAATTGAGCattcaagaaaaagaaaagaaaagtgagagtgaaaaaaaaagtgaaagtgaaaaaaagaaaagtgagagcgaaaaaaaaagtgagagtgaaaaaaagaaaagtgagagtgaaaaaaagaaaaatgagggtgaaaaaaaaattgagagtggaaaaaaggaagaaaataaaaaaaaagtgagtgCCTTTGCCAAGAAAAGAGATGTTCAGAGTGCTTTGATAtctagagagaaaagaaaacaagaga GAAAAATGGGGTTACCAGTAACGTCTAATACTGGCTCAACAGCATCATTTGATAAAGCTAGTGAAAGATTGGCGATTAAAACAAAGAGGAAGAAAGAAAAGGTGAATGATAAAACAGGCTTCATGGTTagataa